From Xiphophorus hellerii strain 12219 chromosome 6, Xiphophorus_hellerii-4.1, whole genome shotgun sequence, the proteins below share one genomic window:
- the snai2 gene encoding LOW QUALITY PROTEIN: zinc finger protein SNAI2 (The sequence of the model RefSeq protein was modified relative to this genomic sequence to represent the inferred CDS: deleted 1 base in 1 codon), translating to MPRSFLVKKHINSAKKPNYSELESPTVFITPHFYKGLPLSVIPQPEILSPAAYSPITVWTTSSLPLSPLPSDLSPISGYPSSLSDTSSKDHSGSESPRSDEDEQMLPKLTDPSGVEVEKFQCGMCSKSYSTYSGLLKHKQLHCDAQARKSFSCKYCEKEYVSLGALKMHIRTHTLPCVCKICGKAFSRPWLLQGHIRTHTGEKPFSCPHCNRAFADRSNLRAHLQTHSDVKKYQCKNCSKTFSRMSLLHKHEESGCCTAH from the exons ATGCCACGCTCTTTTCTGGTGAAGAAGCACATAAACTCCGCAAAGAAGCCAAATTACAGTGAGCTCGAAAGCCCAACAG TGTTCATCACGCCGCACTTCTACAAGGGCCTCCCCCTGTCCGTCATTCCCCAGCCGGAGATCCTGAGCCCGGCCGCCTACAGCCCCATCACCGTGTGGACCACCAGCAGCCTTCCGCTGTCCCCGCTGCCCAGCGAT CTGTCCCCCATCTCCGGATACCCCTCGTCACTGTCCGACACCTCCTCCAAGGACCACAGCGGCTCGGAGAGCCCAAGGAGCGATGAAGACGAACAGATGCTGCCCAAGCTGACGGACCCGAGCGGGGTAGAGGTGGAGAAGTTTCAGTGCGGTATGTGCAGCAAATCCTACTCCACCTACTCTGGACTGCTTAAGCACAAGCAACTGCACTGCGACGCCCAGGCAAGGAAATCCTTCAGCTGTAAATACTGCGAGAAGGAGTACGTCAGTCTGGGAGCTCTTAAAATGCACATCAGAACTCACACCTTGCCTTGCGTTTGCAAGATATGCGGGAAAGCTTTCTCAAGACCGTGGCTGCTCCAGGGACACATCAGGACGCACACAG GCGAGAAGCCCTTCTCCTGCCCACACTGCAACCGGGCGTTTGCAGACAGGTCCAACCTCAGGGCTCACCTACAGACCCATTCGGATGTGAAAAAATACCAATGCAAGAACTGCTCCAAAACCTTCTCCAGGATGTCTCTTCTGCACAAGCATGAGGAATCTGGCTGTTGTACAGCCCACTGA